One part of the Geothrix edaphica genome encodes these proteins:
- a CDS encoding SpoIIE family protein phosphatase — translation MTPLTLLLPGRPPLLLRGEEGRAWHFGRSHENEVVFLDGGLSRRHARIVLQDGTARLEDLGSRNGTFVNDEQIQAPRALQGGDDIRMGSVRIHVTHGSQGPDVRIQARDRPDSQQSLIMSLAQARKAWTPAQDRDRTGAVIRALQALSLELIKDVPADALLAQVLDQLWTLLGPWRAAILMKEPSGELRLVVSRASEGQATILLPRSLVEAALERQEAVLFRELGLDLASPSILLSGITSAIVTPLEYEGTVLGLLYLDARPPRDSFSEQDLGLATTFAHLASAKLEQARLREAELSRRKVDHELGLARQIQQGLLPGFPPEIPGYQLYGNNLPSRQVSGDLFGWWPRGDGRWLIALADVSGKGLGPGLVMASLAAFLEAWAGRDLSTDTLAFHLSKALARHTDGRRFVTAFLVLLDPATGAVTYTNAGHNPAFLLSPEGACLELEAQGLPLAMLPGRPYGSATITLPPGGLLALYTDGITEAANAKDEEYTPERLKAFLQAKAAAPLEAVDAELMAELDAHAQGTPFADDRTLLLLRRS, via the coding sequence ATGACCCCCCTGACGCTCCTCCTCCCAGGCCGTCCGCCTCTGCTCCTCCGGGGCGAGGAGGGCCGGGCCTGGCACTTCGGGCGTTCGCACGAGAACGAGGTGGTCTTCCTCGACGGCGGCCTCAGCCGCAGGCATGCCCGCATCGTGCTCCAGGATGGGACCGCCCGCCTGGAGGATCTCGGCTCCCGGAACGGCACCTTCGTCAACGATGAGCAGATCCAGGCCCCGCGCGCGCTGCAGGGCGGCGACGACATCCGCATGGGTTCGGTGCGGATCCATGTGACCCACGGATCCCAGGGGCCCGACGTGCGGATCCAGGCCCGGGACCGTCCGGACTCCCAGCAGAGCCTCATCATGTCCCTGGCCCAGGCGCGGAAGGCCTGGACGCCCGCCCAGGACCGGGACCGGACCGGAGCGGTCATCCGGGCCCTCCAGGCGCTGAGCCTCGAGCTCATCAAGGACGTGCCCGCGGATGCCCTGCTCGCCCAGGTGCTGGACCAGCTCTGGACGCTCCTCGGCCCCTGGCGGGCGGCGATCCTGATGAAGGAGCCCTCGGGCGAGCTCCGCCTGGTGGTCTCCCGCGCCAGTGAAGGGCAGGCGACCATCCTGCTCCCCCGCAGCCTGGTGGAAGCCGCCCTGGAGCGACAGGAGGCGGTGCTCTTCCGGGAACTCGGCCTGGACCTGGCAAGTCCCTCCATCCTGCTCAGCGGCATCACGTCGGCCATCGTGACCCCCCTGGAATACGAGGGGACCGTGCTGGGCCTGCTCTACCTCGACGCCCGCCCCCCGCGGGACTCCTTCAGCGAGCAGGACCTGGGTCTCGCCACCACCTTCGCCCACCTGGCCTCCGCCAAGCTGGAGCAGGCGCGCCTGCGCGAGGCGGAACTGAGCCGGCGGAAGGTGGACCACGAGCTGGGCCTCGCCCGCCAGATCCAGCAGGGGCTGCTGCCCGGCTTCCCTCCGGAGATCCCCGGCTACCAGCTCTACGGCAACAACCTGCCGAGCCGCCAGGTGAGCGGCGACCTGTTCGGGTGGTGGCCCCGCGGCGATGGCCGCTGGCTCATCGCCCTGGCCGACGTGAGCGGAAAGGGCCTGGGGCCGGGGCTGGTGATGGCAAGCCTCGCCGCCTTCCTGGAGGCCTGGGCCGGCCGGGATCTCTCCACGGACACACTGGCGTTCCACCTCTCCAAGGCCCTGGCCCGGCACACCGACGGCCGGCGCTTCGTGACCGCCTTCCTCGTCCTGCTGGACCCGGCCACCGGCGCCGTGACCTACACCAATGCCGGCCATAACCCGGCGTTCCTCCTCAGTCCGGAGGGGGCCTGCCTTGAGCTGGAAGCCCAGGGCCTCCCCCTGGCCATGCTGCCCGGCCGGCCCTATGGCTCCGCCACCATCACCCTTCCGCCGGGCGGCCTCCTCGCGCTCTACACGGATGGCATCACCGAGGCGGCCAACGCCAAGGATGAGGAATACACCCCGGAACGGCTCAAGGCCTTCCTCCAGGCGAAGGCGGCGGCCCCCCTCGAAGCCGTGGATGCCGAGCTCATGGCCGAGCTGGACGCCCATGCCCAGGGCACGCCCTTCGCCGACGATCGCACGCTGCTCCTGCTGCGGCGGTCCTGA
- a CDS encoding alpha-ketoacid dehydrogenase subunit alpha/beta: MHLGRLLDDKAPNYLKQAIGWSYHAPCAGHDGIQLAAGLAFRAGQDFLFPYYRDMMTCLAAGLTPEEIILNGISKATDVASGGRHMSNHFAKPSIGIQNVSSLTGNHTQHAVGLARAVKYYGRDSIVFCSQGESSLSEGYCSESINGADREQLPVVFVVQDNGYGISVPKHDQSANDYICDNFSGFSNLKIIKCDGLDLLDSMRAMAEAIAHIRTGKGPAMVYAMCVRIGSHSNSDRHELYRDDAERADAKAKDPLPRFRAYCLAHGLSEDELKAIETENQARYLAAHDQAMAAPNPDPATIYDFVIPEGWVSAQYPDGTHHAEGTPISVITALNQTLKEEFRLNPDTFIWGQDMANKEKGGIFNVSKGLQQEFGEKRVFNAPIAEDFIVGTANGFSRLDDKIRVVVEGAEFADYIWPAAEQIVECSHDYWRSNGQFSPNITIRLASGGYIGGGLYHSQNVEGWLTTLPGIRVVVPAFADDAAGLLRTALRSRGTTLYLEPKFLYNAKMAHAVVAPDFAVPFGKARVRREGTDLTILAYGTPVHFALEAAAKLEKEGKSAEVIDLRSLSPLDTPAIIKSVKKTHRVLIAHEDKVFGGFGGELAAICASECFVWLDAPVERVGSEFTPVGFNRVLERATLPNADKVLAAARKVLAF, from the coding sequence ATGCACCTCGGACGCCTGCTGGACGACAAGGCGCCCAACTATCTCAAGCAGGCCATCGGCTGGTCGTACCACGCGCCCTGCGCCGGCCACGACGGCATCCAGCTGGCCGCGGGCCTGGCCTTCCGGGCCGGGCAGGATTTCCTGTTCCCGTACTACCGCGACATGATGACCTGCCTCGCCGCGGGCCTCACGCCCGAGGAGATCATCCTCAACGGCATCTCCAAGGCCACGGACGTCGCCAGCGGCGGCCGCCACATGAGCAACCACTTCGCGAAGCCGTCCATCGGCATCCAGAACGTGTCCAGCCTCACGGGCAACCACACCCAGCACGCCGTGGGCCTGGCCCGTGCCGTCAAGTACTACGGCCGCGACAGCATCGTGTTCTGCAGCCAGGGCGAGTCCTCGCTGTCCGAAGGCTACTGCTCGGAGAGCATCAACGGTGCCGACCGCGAGCAGCTGCCCGTGGTCTTCGTCGTCCAGGACAACGGCTACGGCATCTCCGTGCCCAAGCACGACCAGAGCGCGAACGACTACATCTGCGACAACTTCAGCGGCTTCTCCAACCTGAAGATCATCAAGTGCGACGGGCTGGACCTCCTGGACTCCATGCGCGCCATGGCCGAGGCCATCGCCCACATCCGCACGGGGAAGGGGCCCGCCATGGTCTACGCCATGTGCGTGCGCATCGGCAGCCACTCCAACTCGGACCGCCACGAGCTCTACCGGGACGACGCCGAGCGGGCCGACGCCAAGGCCAAGGATCCCCTGCCCCGCTTCCGCGCCTACTGCCTGGCGCACGGCCTCAGCGAGGACGAGCTCAAGGCCATCGAGACCGAGAACCAGGCCCGCTACCTGGCCGCCCACGACCAGGCCATGGCCGCGCCGAACCCCGATCCCGCCACCATCTACGACTTCGTCATCCCCGAGGGCTGGGTCTCGGCCCAGTACCCGGACGGCACCCACCACGCCGAGGGCACGCCCATCAGTGTGATCACGGCCCTCAACCAGACCCTGAAGGAGGAGTTCCGCCTCAACCCCGACACCTTCATCTGGGGCCAGGACATGGCCAACAAGGAGAAGGGCGGCATCTTCAACGTCTCCAAGGGCCTGCAGCAGGAGTTCGGCGAGAAGCGCGTGTTCAACGCCCCCATCGCCGAGGACTTCATCGTCGGCACCGCCAACGGCTTCTCCCGCCTGGACGACAAGATCCGCGTGGTGGTGGAGGGCGCCGAGTTCGCCGACTACATCTGGCCCGCCGCCGAGCAGATCGTGGAGTGCAGCCACGACTACTGGCGCAGCAACGGCCAGTTCTCCCCCAACATCACCATCCGCCTGGCCTCCGGCGGCTACATCGGTGGCGGCCTCTACCACTCGCAGAACGTCGAAGGCTGGCTCACCACCCTGCCCGGCATCCGCGTGGTGGTGCCCGCCTTCGCCGATGACGCCGCGGGCCTGCTGCGCACGGCCCTCCGCAGCCGCGGGACGACACTCTACCTCGAGCCGAAGTTCCTCTACAACGCCAAGATGGCCCACGCCGTGGTGGCGCCGGACTTCGCCGTGCCCTTCGGCAAGGCCCGCGTCCGCCGCGAGGGCACCGACCTCACCATCCTCGCCTACGGCACGCCGGTCCACTTCGCCCTGGAGGCCGCCGCCAAGCTGGAGAAGGAAGGCAAGTCCGCCGAGGTCATCGACCTCCGCAGTCTCAGCCCCCTGGACACGCCCGCCATCATCAAGTCCGTGAAGAAGACCCACCGCGTGCTCATCGCCCATGAGGACAAGGTCTTCGGCGGCTTCGGCGGTGAGCTGGCGGCCATCTGCGCCTCCGAGTGCTTCGTCTGGCTGGATGCCCCCGTGGAGCGCGTGGGCTCCGAGTTCACGCCCGTGGGCTTCAACCGCGTCCTCGAGCGCGCCACCCTCCCCAACGCCGACAAGGTCCTGGCGGCGGCCCGCAAGGTGTTGGCCTTCTGA
- a CDS encoding MBL fold metallo-hydrolase, whose product MQFGPWDVQIVSGGTFRLDGGAMFGTVPKVVWNKLYPADEENQILMATNCLLIRGEVDGKKHVILVDNGNGDKESDDFMARFKFEGRGVLDANLARHGVKPGDITLCILTHLHFDHAGGSTRFGADGQPVPSFPNARYVVQAKDLADAKHPHLRVKASYLPQNWEPLEAAGLLDTVDGSTELLPGISVRPAPGHIEGLQNVVVEGGGRRLVYLADLIPTARHIQPAWVMGYDLDVVTCVNERQKLLDEVTGSGTVCVFEHDPDFPAGTVSRDAKGKYSVAPVQV is encoded by the coding sequence ATGCAGTTCGGTCCCTGGGATGTCCAGATCGTCAGCGGCGGCACCTTCCGGCTGGATGGCGGCGCCATGTTCGGCACGGTGCCCAAGGTGGTGTGGAACAAGCTCTATCCGGCCGACGAGGAGAACCAGATCCTCATGGCCACCAACTGCCTGCTGATCCGCGGCGAGGTGGACGGGAAGAAGCACGTCATCCTCGTGGACAACGGCAACGGCGACAAGGAGAGCGACGACTTCATGGCCCGCTTCAAGTTCGAGGGCCGGGGCGTGCTGGATGCCAACCTCGCCCGCCATGGCGTGAAGCCCGGGGACATCACCCTCTGCATCCTCACCCACCTGCACTTCGACCACGCGGGCGGCAGCACGCGCTTCGGCGCTGATGGCCAGCCGGTGCCCAGCTTCCCCAACGCCCGCTACGTGGTGCAGGCCAAGGATCTCGCGGACGCGAAGCATCCCCACCTGCGCGTGAAGGCCAGCTACCTGCCCCAGAACTGGGAGCCGCTGGAGGCCGCGGGTCTCCTCGACACCGTGGACGGCAGCACCGAGCTCCTGCCGGGCATCTCCGTGCGCCCCGCGCCGGGCCACATCGAGGGCCTGCAGAACGTGGTCGTCGAAGGCGGTGGCAGGCGCCTGGTCTACCTGGCGGACCTCATTCCCACCGCCCGCCACATCCAGCCGGCCTGGGTCATGGGTTACGACCTGGACGTGGTCACCTGCGTGAACGAGCGCCAGAAGCTGCTGGATGAAGTGACCGGCTCCGGCACCGTCTGCGTCTTCGAGCACGATCCCGACTTCCCCGCCGGCACCGTCAGCCGCGATGCGAAGGGGAAGTACAGCGTGGCCCCCGTTCAGGTCTAG
- a CDS encoding serine/threonine-protein kinase, producing the protein MEADPRARDMDLMLSGAETLDSGPGADGSGSTLDATVPPRPRAGDPDFPVPGWDRYECLGFLGQGGMGKVFHGRDRRLGREVALKFVRLDDDRYVTRFMLEARAQARVDHDHVCKVFEVGEVEGRVFIAMQYVAGLPFDAAAQELSLEQKVLVLRDAALGVQEAHRVGIIHRDLKPSNIMVERVADGSLRTFVMDFGLAREWNQDLTETGSVLGTPAYMSPEQARGEVSRLDRRTDIYSLGATLYHMATGRPPVSGANALEILGAIGSEDIQPMRGPGLDIPRDLEAITLKCLEKDRARRYDSARALADDLDRFLAADPVLARPTGLWYRLQRKARKHRQLTAVAAVALLAVLVALGVAVKTRRDAGRRERLAQQFTEAAVRIDSMARYSALAPPHDIRPDLQAVREQMTRLQADMARAGAIANGPGHYALGRGHWTLDDTEQAREHLQMAWDAGYREPRVAYALSLALGQQFRDRFLEAERIVSKDQREARLREVERTLRDPALAYLRQARGADVPSPAYLEALLAFYEGRLDEALVRLKALGTELPWFYEAPLLRGSLLQARAWQKWNQGDREGARQDFEEGRQALQAAAITGRSVPAVYAAAADLENNAFFMEKYGQGDVQGPFDRGMRALAAALRLQPDHAPSLILAAGLQGNLADTRALRGEDAQELAAEAVASARQAVAAGPTRADARVALGKAYYTLGNVRLLRNLDPTDPLSRGLAAFGGLSVEKRDYAVWNHLGMVNQSLAQFEGGRGQDPSVYFSAAIESFGTATRMEPHLLPAWINLGACLEQRARLPRAAQPEADLQAAAEALERARSLNPQHFVPYFMLGKVYYTQALRARAKGEDPRPALLRSRDLNHQGLAINAASPHLHNGEGMALSELAREAWGRGEDPAPWSSEAKACYRRAILAAPAQSYGYLNLSDQLITESQWFSAPRILAEAEAVLRQGRQVAPGDQGLLDNAGHCSAVRVAWAVVSGADPRAQVRAGEALLAQSLALDAKNHDTWQYLGMLRAAHARWKAAWSQATEADFGTAREAFDQALAADPASQESLLALGQLWCAQAEWEQAQGRKAGKALAEGSARAGTLLQARPQWAEALALKATLRLLEAEAEPRETRREKGREASRELAACGSANPHLARTLAPWMERARRLERGDAPPLLPPSQVGLSR; encoded by the coding sequence ATGGAAGCAGATCCGAGGGCGCGCGACATGGACCTCATGCTGTCCGGGGCGGAGACCCTGGACAGTGGCCCGGGCGCCGATGGCAGCGGTTCCACGCTGGATGCGACCGTCCCTCCGCGGCCCCGGGCCGGTGATCCGGACTTTCCCGTGCCCGGCTGGGACCGCTACGAGTGCCTGGGCTTCCTGGGGCAGGGCGGCATGGGCAAGGTGTTCCACGGCCGCGACCGGCGCCTGGGCCGCGAGGTGGCCCTCAAGTTCGTGCGCCTCGACGACGACCGCTACGTCACGCGCTTCATGCTGGAGGCCCGGGCCCAGGCCCGCGTGGACCACGACCACGTGTGCAAGGTCTTCGAGGTGGGCGAGGTGGAGGGCCGGGTCTTCATCGCCATGCAGTACGTGGCGGGCCTGCCCTTCGACGCCGCGGCCCAGGAGCTGTCGCTGGAGCAGAAGGTGCTGGTGCTGCGGGACGCGGCGCTGGGCGTCCAGGAAGCGCATCGTGTGGGCATCATCCACCGGGATCTCAAGCCCTCCAACATCATGGTGGAGCGGGTGGCGGACGGCTCCCTCCGCACCTTCGTCATGGACTTCGGCCTGGCGCGGGAGTGGAACCAGGACCTCACGGAGACGGGCTCGGTGCTGGGCACGCCGGCCTACATGTCGCCGGAGCAGGCCCGGGGCGAGGTCTCGCGCCTGGACCGCCGCACGGACATCTACAGCCTGGGCGCCACGCTCTACCACATGGCCACGGGCCGCCCGCCGGTCTCCGGCGCCAACGCCCTGGAGATCCTGGGCGCCATCGGCTCCGAGGACATCCAGCCCATGCGCGGGCCCGGCCTGGACATCCCCCGGGATCTGGAGGCCATCACGCTCAAGTGCCTCGAGAAGGACCGTGCGCGGCGCTACGACTCGGCGCGCGCCCTGGCCGATGACCTGGACCGGTTCCTGGCGGCGGATCCCGTGCTGGCCCGGCCCACGGGGCTCTGGTACCGGCTCCAGCGCAAGGCCCGCAAGCACCGGCAGCTCACCGCCGTGGCCGCCGTGGCCCTGCTGGCGGTGCTGGTGGCCCTGGGCGTGGCGGTGAAGACCCGGCGCGACGCGGGGCGCCGGGAGCGGCTCGCCCAGCAGTTCACCGAGGCCGCGGTCCGCATCGATTCCATGGCCCGCTACTCGGCGCTGGCGCCGCCCCACGACATCCGGCCCGACCTGCAGGCCGTGCGGGAGCAGATGACCCGGCTCCAGGCCGACATGGCCCGGGCCGGGGCCATCGCCAACGGGCCCGGCCACTACGCGCTGGGCCGGGGCCACTGGACCCTGGACGACACCGAGCAGGCCCGGGAGCACCTGCAGATGGCCTGGGACGCCGGCTACCGCGAGCCGCGCGTGGCGTACGCCCTGAGCCTCGCCCTGGGCCAGCAGTTCCGGGACCGGTTCCTGGAGGCGGAGCGCATCGTCTCCAAGGACCAGCGGGAGGCCCGCCTGCGGGAGGTGGAGCGCACCCTGCGGGACCCGGCCCTCGCCTACCTCCGCCAGGCCCGGGGCGCGGACGTGCCCTCGCCCGCCTACCTGGAGGCGCTGCTGGCCTTCTACGAGGGGCGGCTGGACGAGGCCCTGGTCCGGCTCAAGGCGCTGGGCACCGAGCTGCCCTGGTTCTACGAGGCGCCCCTGCTGCGCGGCTCCCTGCTCCAGGCCCGGGCCTGGCAGAAGTGGAACCAGGGTGACCGCGAGGGCGCCCGCCAGGATTTCGAGGAGGGACGCCAGGCCCTGCAAGCTGCCGCCATCACGGGCCGCAGCGTGCCCGCGGTGTACGCCGCGGCCGCCGATCTGGAGAACAACGCGTTCTTCATGGAGAAGTACGGGCAGGGGGATGTCCAGGGGCCCTTCGACCGTGGGATGCGGGCCCTGGCGGCGGCCCTCCGCCTCCAGCCGGACCACGCCCCGTCGCTGATCCTCGCTGCAGGCCTGCAGGGGAACCTCGCGGACACGCGGGCCCTCCGGGGGGAGGACGCCCAGGAACTCGCGGCGGAAGCGGTGGCTTCCGCCAGGCAGGCCGTGGCGGCGGGCCCCACCCGCGCGGATGCCCGGGTGGCCCTCGGCAAGGCCTACTACACGCTGGGGAATGTCCGCCTCCTGCGCAACCTGGACCCCACGGACCCCCTGTCGCGGGGGCTCGCAGCCTTCGGCGGGCTGTCTGTGGAGAAGCGCGACTACGCGGTCTGGAATCACCTGGGCATGGTGAACCAGTCCCTGGCCCAGTTCGAAGGCGGCCGGGGGCAGGATCCCTCCGTCTATTTCAGTGCGGCCATCGAGAGCTTCGGGACGGCCACGCGGATGGAGCCCCACCTCCTCCCCGCCTGGATCAACCTCGGCGCCTGCCTTGAACAGCGGGCGAGGCTGCCCAGGGCCGCCCAGCCCGAGGCCGACCTCCAGGCCGCGGCCGAAGCCCTGGAACGAGCCCGCAGCCTGAACCCGCAGCACTTCGTCCCCTACTTCATGCTCGGCAAGGTGTACTACACCCAGGCCCTCCGGGCCCGGGCCAAGGGTGAGGATCCCCGGCCGGCCCTGCTGCGTTCCCGCGACCTGAACCATCAGGGGCTGGCCATCAATGCCGCCAGTCCCCATCTCCACAACGGGGAGGGCATGGCCCTGTCCGAACTGGCCCGGGAGGCCTGGGGGCGGGGCGAGGATCCGGCTCCGTGGAGCAGCGAGGCCAAGGCCTGCTACCGGCGGGCCATCCTGGCGGCCCCGGCCCAGTCCTACGGCTACCTGAACCTCTCCGATCAGCTCATCACGGAGAGCCAGTGGTTCTCCGCCCCCCGGATCCTGGCCGAGGCCGAGGCCGTGCTGCGGCAGGGCCGCCAGGTCGCCCCGGGAGACCAGGGGCTCCTGGACAATGCCGGTCATTGCAGCGCGGTCCGGGTGGCATGGGCGGTGGTCTCAGGGGCGGACCCCCGCGCCCAGGTGCGCGCGGGCGAGGCCCTCCTGGCCCAGTCGCTGGCCCTGGATGCCAAGAATCACGACACCTGGCAGTACCTGGGGATGCTCCGGGCCGCCCATGCCCGTTGGAAGGCCGCCTGGTCCCAGGCGACGGAGGCGGATTTCGGCACCGCCCGGGAGGCCTTCGACCAGGCGCTGGCGGCGGATCCGGCCTCCCAGGAATCGCTGCTCGCCCTCGGGCAGCTCTGGTGTGCCCAGGCCGAGTGGGAGCAGGCCCAGGGACGCAAGGCAGGCAAGGCCCTGGCGGAAGGGAGCGCCCGGGCCGGGACCCTCCTCCAGGCCCGTCCCCAGTGGGCCGAGGCCCTGGCCTTGAAAGCCACGCTGCGCCTGCTCGAGGCCGAGGCGGAACCCCGGGAGACGCGCCGCGAGAAGGGGCGGGAAGCGTCGAGGGAACTCGCCGCCTGCGGAAGCGCCAACCCGCACCTCGCGCGGACGTTGGCGCCCTGGATGGAGCGGGCCCGGCGGCTGGAGCGCGGGGACGCCCCGCCGCTCCTGCCGCCGAGTCAGGTGGGTCTCAGCCGGTGA